The DNA sequence TTGTGTTACATTTCTATAACTTAAAGGTTTATGCCTAACCAGATTCAACCTAATCTTGGTAGAATTATGTGCAGCATCCACATTGTTATTATTACATCTCAAATAACATAACTCTAATGGTGTAGCCAATGCAAGTTGATGTCAGCTTGGACCACCTCTATCTTAAGACCATTAAGGGTGGTTTTCAAGTCTTCCCATAATTCCTTGGTCTCTTCATCACATATCACATCCCTTAAGTTACCAAGGTCCATTATTGAGGATGGCAACTCACTTAAATTGGAGCAACCTCTCACATTAAGCTTTCGCAAACTGCATAACTCGCCCACTTTCTCTGGCAAATTACTAATGCTTATGCATTCAGAGATGTCGAGAAGTTTCAAGTTACGAAGCCTGGTGATTGATTCTGGCAACTCTGCTAAACTGGCACATGAACTAACCCTTAATGATTCCAAATTTACCAAGTTTTTTATTCCTTCAGGAAGTTGAGAAAGCTTATGACACTTTGTTATGCTTAGCTTCTTTAAGGAGACAATATTGGAGATCCCATTAGGCAGTGCCACCATATTGCAGTAATCAATGTTTATCTCTAATAAACTTGGCAGCATTTCTGAAACTTCTGTAGTGCAATTTTCAAATGCTTCATTCACATTGCACATGAAAAGTGATATCTTCTGCAGATTCTTCAATTGAATTCCAGCCTTGCCAAGGAAAGGAACCGAAACCTTCTCGAATCTGATTCTTTTAAGCTCGGATAGATAACCAAGAAGTTCGGAATTATTTAATTCCATTTGAAAGAAATCATAATTTGATACTATCAAAACCTTTAATTTTCTCATTTTCTTCATGAACATTGGTAAGGTGAACTTTGCAGCTCGAATATTCAACACTAAAGCCTCAACTTCAGATGGCTCCAAGTTGCACCATTCTGTTGCGAATACTTCGTCTGCAAAAGAGGTTAAACTCAAAATCAGTAATCAATAACACAATAATTTTGCGAATTGTTTGTGCATCAAGAAGAAAGAAGCACAAACCGGTTGATATGGATAGTACACGAGCTTTAATGTGATACTCTTTCTCTGTAGTCCACCATTTTGGAAGGTCATTCCCACTAATGTCGAGAATCAGTTTATTCCTCTCTGCCTCTGGTTTTTGGCTAGTTTGAAGGATTGCAAGCTCACGAAGAAGATCATGCTGCATGACATAGTGGTAGCTATAGTCTACTGTCTCACTCTCAACTTTCCTGATCACATGCATGAACAAATCATTGttactatatattattttaaacataTCCATTGATGAttcatttcttaatttataaATACACTTAAACGAAATTCTAGATGAATAAACAAACTGGACAACACATACAAGGAAAGGCATCAATTGTATAAGTTGTACTTTTGAATGTTGAATTTCACATTTTACACATGAAGTTTTTGAAATTTCTTAAGTTCAAACTTAAGTTGATTGACAAGTTTGGTTAACTGTTAAGGGCTAACTCCTAATTCTGTTTCCTAAGCTTAGACTGGTATTCTTCATGGTTGACGAACTCATGAACGAGGAGAATTGTCAAAGACTAGGGTGCGTGCTTTGTTAATCTTGACAAAATAAtgatatatttattttctttggaATTTATgattagtaaaacaaaaatattatgtgcACACTAAAAATCAACTACCAAATCAgccaatatgtatttatatacaaatacatgtaCTGTTTAACTcagttttaatatgtattttgtatttcaacatgTATTCTATATAAGTGGCTGATTTGGTAGCTGATTTttggtgtacacgtagcatagtTGTTGTCAAAATTGAATGAAATTGCAAGTTGAGTAAGACATTTGTCTTTTTTCGTCTTGTAATGCAGAAAATTCAACTGTTCTGTTTCCAATATATCTGTGTATGAGTATCCATCATACCTTGTGACAACAATATCAGCCAAATTCCAGTTGACTAGTTTATAAATATTCGCTAATGCACTTGTGTCATCGTCGCCATAGAGCTCAGTCCACATATCAACAAGTGCAGCAGCAGGGATCCGTTGGTCTTCGGGGAATAATCCTAGGTCCTGGAAACACTCGATGCCCATAGGATCCAAGAGATCAAAGCATTTTTGGAGACTGTCCAGCACGTCACTGCTAGAATGAAGAACTGAACCACCTCTCGATAATTCTTTGGCCCTTTCTTGCCAAACCACCCGCTGCTGCTGACTGAGTGATCTGCCATTCACTCTAAGCGCCATAGGAGAACCGCTGCAGCCTCTCACTATCTGCAAGTTAGTCCATTTAAATGAAATAAGAAATTCAACCAAGTGTTTTATAGATCAAGAAGAAATAAGAAATGAAAAAGTGGTGTATGAACAAGAAAATGATGTATCATCTATGAAAAAACATTTGATTAGCAATTATTTTTTCTCTAATTCTCAATATAACAATGTAAGAAATTTAAAACAAGCTTCTAGAAAGCATTGAACAGAACCCCTTAACAACATCATCAGGAACATAGAAGCTATAGAAAATTTGTATTCTAAATTATACTGGAGCAACAGAAATTACCTCTTTCACGACATCATCAGGAACATCGGAGCTGCTATGATTTAGAGATGCCGAGTGCTGAAATAGCTTTATGGCATCTGCATCTCCAAGGGGTTTCAAGACAATTGGATTTCCGAATCTTCCGATTACGACTCTTGATGTCACTAGAATCTTGTAATCTTGTATATGGAACTCAAACTTATCAACCAGAGATTCTGATCCCGGCCAAACATCATCCAGTACTAACAATATTGGATTTTTTCTAACCAGCTGATTCAGAAGATTTTCTATTTGGTTAAGCATTTCTTCATCGCTTTGAAACTCGAGTGTCTCATAACCAGTGTGCTGAAATAGTTTCTGCACAATGGTGCTCAACTTGGGCTTTTTTCCAAATGTTACAAAGAAGATGTTGTCGTTGAATTTATCTAGACAAATGTTACAGGTTTAGTAATTTGAAAACTCAACATCTtataatggatatttttatatagaaaACTAATTTCAGACTTTCACAAAAGGGGAGAAAACATTGATAGCTCAAATGCCACAAAAATGTATGCTCCAGCATGGCAGTGAAATGAAGTAGCAAAGGTTCAAAATAGTAACATGTTTAGCATTAAATGTTTTTCGGTTATTTCCATATAAGCTCTGGATTTCTTCTAACATAGCGGACTTTTTTCGTCTCAAATAGGATTTTCGGTTTTTAAGACAGACATGTGATTTCAACTAAACATATAACTATAAGTCTACAATGATGCATTTGCCTTTGATGAGTAAAATATTTTGctccttcccttcttctaccACATAATATCTACAACAAGAAAGTGAGGGAACTAAAAGAGTGGAATAGTACAGCCTTAGACAAAAAATAAGTCCGACACTATAATGTGTGTTTAATGTTGATATATTAAAAATCGATTTATCATAATTTAGATAAGTTGGCTTGTTTTAGCTTAAGATATCTTTTTTActgtataatttttttcatacacTAATACAATAATTTTCTttaaagcaaataataaaagacaaaaaaagaaGAGCTTTTTCATTGAAAGTGTAaacttttaaagatttttttatatattaaacttactaaaaagtCTTTCTGTTTCCTTAATAATAGCAATTAGACTTTTATTTGCTAAACTAAAATAAAGTTTTTCTACTTATATATaggtattttttactttttaattaatgAATTTCATTGTCCCTATTAAATCTAAAGCATCTGAATTTCATTGACAAAGGCACAAAGCGACATAATTGAAATCTCAAATACCGTTTGTTAAATGTTACCTTAAACTCCTTTTGTGACTCTTGTTTCTTCCATAAAATTTCTAACTTCTATATTGTAGTAGTACACATGACATGATATTCATTATTCAATACTTGTATTGCTATTTATGCAACTTAGAATATCAGCAATATAGAGTGTAGGATAGTAATCAATAATCATTCATACCCTTAACTTCATCATCCCAGCAAAGCATTTTCGCCAATGTACTCTTCCCGGAACCGCCTGCTCCGGTCACCGTGAGCACCACCGGATGATCACCAATCCGGTCATCCATCAACTTGAGCTTCAACTGCTTCAACGGAACATCAAACCCAACAATAAACGCAGGGGGTTTAGGAGGTGAACACACACCTCTCAATTCAACTCTCTCATTTCTTGGAACCATTTTACTCAATTTCCCAATCTCAACCTGAATTTCCCTAACCCCACCCTGAATATCTCTAACTCCAACCAGCGCCTCCTTCACATCCCTCGTATTAATTGCTTGCAGCTCCAATTTAAAGAACTCGCAAATCGAATCGTAGAGCTCTTCAAGTTCCTCTTGGCGATTCGCTTTACCACAGCAATCCCACCATTGGAGTTTAGAGCACTTGAGAACGAGGATCTTGCCACTCTCCatcctcttgatcaacctctctgTTTCCGATTTCGGCCGATCCAGTTTCGCGTCGATGCCTTCTATCTGTTTGATAAAAGGTTTGAGTGATTTCAATGTTGTCTCCAATTTTTCTAACGAGGGTTTAAACTTATCATTTTTCTCCTTGATTTCTATGACAGTATCTAACAGTGCCTCGATTGCGCCGCCAACAAGAGCGTCTATAACCACAGACATATCCAAAACTCTAAATTCAAACTGAATTCACGGGGAAGATTAAGAAATAGGAAGTTGAACTTAAcagtctttttttatatatataaaatttttggaAAGCAAGAAGAGGCACACCACACAGTGCAAGTTGCGTTATAAAATTAACAAGTAAGCTTTAATCAAAGGATGCTTTTTTGAGAGATTGCAGGTTCGAATCTCCTgtcttttttgataaaaaaaaatgcttTCTTGAGACGCCGTTAATTTAGAAAGAATCAAATTCTGCCTTCGAATATAGTTCTCACTCGTTTTCGGCAGAATTTTTAATGTGAATGCTATATGTACGGCTACCAACTTTCGAATAACAAGCTTAAAGTGGTCCTCAGCAAAATCATCATTCAAATTCTAATTGCACAAAGAAGTTATAGGATTGGCCGACATGAGTCAGTTCTTAACTTATTTTTCGTTAATGATTTGCTCACTTCACTTGATGACATAGATTATTAATAAGATATGTAATATTATAATTTGGTCACGGATAATGATGCAATAATAAATTCATAAATGATATGTAGTATGATAATATAGATAATAGTACCAATATTATTTGCTCAATGTTAATTTGgtggttaatttttttagttataaaagtttaaaatgtgttatgttaattataaaaaaaaatagtgtgTTTTTTATAGATAtagagataattttttttttaaattgaaactcATAATTCGATGGCTCAGTTttgtttttgaaaacaaaatttaggATCAGATTTAGGATAATAGAAAAATTTGAGTCTCAGATTTGTgtgaattgaaaatttttttaaagaataaacaAATTAGTAAGTcagttttgtgaaaaaaaataataaaccacAAATCTGAGAGTCAGATTTGtggtataacaaaaaaaattaaaatacataaaattataccTCAATTTTATGATTATCCATACAAAAAAATACACCACTTCTccacattatttaaaaatatcactacaatctcaataataaaaataaaaagtgtaatTTGATATCAGCTGTGGTGTAGAGAATAAAAATGTAGCAGCGGTAACTTGGGCTATAAATATAATGTATTTGGCATTGGTTACAGAACGAGTCAAAATTAATTCAATTCTAGTTTCACATTCTATCAATTACGCCTTTTTCTCTCTGTCTTTTGAAATTATAGAAATTCGTTTCTACAGAATTGATTTGTTGTGTTTATCAtgcgaaattttttaaaatcataatgcCATAAATATACTGAATCGTATCAAATAATATTACGGTgagttagttattatttttatgagaattaaaatattaagcaacaatgattaattaattattttaattagacAATTTAAAAAACAGAGGAACGTAAAAAATAAACATGAACAGcagcaaaataataaataacaaacaGTAAATGTGaagacaataataataaaaatgataagaTTTTAgaaatattcattttttaaaaaaatcatctttatgttaatttatttgagacatacaaaaatcaatcACAACATATGTTTATAGGTGTGTAACCTCCTCTGTTGATGACAATTGACAAAAGAGGAAAAAATTGGTATAGAAATACttaattattttgtgattttatttacTGTTTTGGATAATTTGGTTTTATTGTCATGATTATTGTCTGGCTACATCTATTCACTATTGATCAAATTGCAATGTAGTTGTTACTACTTGctctttgctttgttttaatgCACTTTAATTTTCAGACAGGAGACATCATAGCACATATTCAGGGGAGTTTTAATTTCTGGATTCAGGGAGAGatttttttgcaaataaaaaaaaagttatcctACTCTTATTTTCGTAAATGctctttattttaaatattgtcataaaaaaaatatggttgagtttagaaaaaaaataaatttagctaATATAACTAATATATTAGTTCAATTTAGCTAatatatttagaaaaataatagaaaaataaaaataaaaattatactgtcttaataattatttttagggtaaagtattaaattggtccttTATATTTAGACGTAATTCTATTttagtccttaaggtttaaagtgtcctatttgcatccaaaaaagtttcatttagcatcaatttagtcccaccatggggttaaagttaaataattaacagaatgtcctacataacaaccgTAGAAgacaaaatcgataatctggagaacaagtaccacctctagaggcacaaaatcaatcgttgatgtatcaatacatttatttatcattctctttagttctatagaaaacaatttatttatattataagaaaaataataaataaatgtattgatgcattaaCGGTTGATTTTGTGGCTTTGGAACTTGTACttgtttttcagattatcaattttattcttgtactgttgttacgttaattatttaactttgacctcatgtgggactaaattgatactaaataaaacttttttggatttaaataagATACTTTAAACATTAAAGACTAAAACAgaattatacccaaacataaggAACCAATTTAGTAATTTatccttatttttaaaaaacaacaaaactctcaacaaaaaaaatttattaattctaATTGATTTTGAATAGATAAATAAGTAGTTTAACATATATACTATGTAGACTTATTCTgttaatactaataaaaaatattaacaaaagaaCTAATCaatcttataaaaattaaaattaaaaataaaaaaaatatttttgttaaaaacatcTTTGTTTTTGGAAATAATTATATGagccatttaaatttttttctcttatgaATATTGTATAATAAATGCAACAGCTCATGCAGTCTAAAGCTAATGTAGACCATATATTGGAGAACCATATAGACACATGCGTGGAGTGAAGAGTGAAACTTCCAAAATCATCATCTTGTTACGCGATTGACGCCCAACCCATCATGCAAGTGGGGCAATCCGTGTGGTACCCAGTAAACTCTTTTTGCTTCTTCTGCTGCATTGCCTACGCTACATATATaacatgcatttttttttttctcGGGTAATCTTACggtgctgatttttttttttttcagcatCTGTTGAAATGAATTGGACATAATATATAAGAAACGTGTATTAATTTCGATGTGACTGGAGAAATATTAACGAAACCAAAATATCAGTGGATAGAATGTTTATCAAAGTATAGCAAAGTAATTATGTCAGGTAATGTATTAATTTAaaggtttaattttttataagaattgaattaatttttttgttttcgttggacttttttattattagatacATTGGATTGGTAATGTAAAGAATTGAtccaaacataataataataataataattgttcataccctgacccaatataaaggcccaggtccaactaaaaggcctaatctaaaggattagagcctagctaagtaccggccttcacataagaagtcggtatcaaccacgacttggtcagaagaggtcggatgcgagattagctggcagataaacactcattcaaatgagtaaccgcccctaaaatctctctaaccgtctcataaagccatatcttaacctccccaagataatagggacggctaccaccctaaagatatggcactacaccaacggtggttattggctcgcccccataaataccctgacaccccttcaggtatctctaagcccaatactctctagacctgcttacacccttgctaacttaggcatcggagtgtctttgcaggtaccaccccccattcacacgcgagcacaagtcggacggagcctcccgagcTGCGTGCCTACCCGGAGTTCTCATCCATCGCACACTTGGGCCGCCAAACGCCATCCGTTGtactaatctccggttacctaccgtaacattggcgccgttgccggggacccgagagatcatccatcgatggcggaaagatcccacgaagaaggccatgtggaaacagattctgaacaagagaatctggacgtGGGCAATGACAACGAAGACAACGACCAACACAGAGAGGGTACCTCCGGAGTAAAGAATCCAAAGGTAAATTCCTCAGATGGGCGTGAATCAGAAAAGGACGGACCATCCCACATAGCTGAACTAATGGGATTGGTCCATAGCCGCCTGGAGCAATTGGAACAAGAGCGGGAGAAGCAAAGGGAAACCGAAAGGTACcttaaagaggagatggaacggcgaaaagagttagaaagaaaactcttgcagctagaatcctccctcaagaaCTCCCGCGATGAAGGAGAAGACCAACGCCCGGGCGGAGaagatcctttcagcgaggatataatgagggcaaaagttccaaggaacttcaaaagccctgatatggacctctatgatggaaccacGGATCCGAAGCATCATCTAAgtaactttaaaagtcggatgtatctggccgatgcctccgacgctacgagatgcaaggctttcccgaccactctatcgaaagcagcgatgaagtggttcgatagcctccccccgAGATCCATCactagttttgaagacctctcgaggaaattcttgatgaggttctcaatccaaaaagacaaggtaaaacatgcaccgagcctcctgggaataaaacaggaggtcggagagtctttacgagcctatatggaaaggttcaacaaggcatgtttagagatccaagacctgcccacagaggcagtaataatggggttagtcaacgGACTTAGAGAAggccccttctcacagtccatatctaaaagacaccccgtttctctaagtgatgtacaagaaagggccgagaagtacatcaacatggaagagaatgcaaaattaagggacctgagttggcgacctggacccACTTCCTCATCCAAGGAGAGGGAAAGGGAGGCCAGGAAGAAGGAAGAACCCGGTCTCGAAAGGCCCAGAaagtatcactcttatactcctctaaagactTCTATCgtggacgtatacagagagatttgcaacaCTGAAAGATTGCCACCCCCAagacctattaaaaataaaaaagggggaagtCGCGGCGATTATTGcgagtaccataagatatatggtcattccactaacgactgctacgaccttaagaatgtgatagaaaagctggctagagaaggtcggcttgatagatatctcatagaaaggtcggacggtcacggaaagagaaagcgagatgacatGGATAGAAGAGATCCACCTCCACAGACCCCAGAGAGACATATCcacatgatctcaggagggtttgcaGGAGGTGGAATCACCAAatcttctcgcaaaagacatctcaaaagaatCTATCAGGTCGGGGATGAgacacccgacctccctactatatCATTCACAAAAGAGGATGGGCAAGGGATAATCCCCGGGCATGATGATCCCGTGGTGATAACTATAATCCTAGCCaacgcccatctccacagaaccctagtagaccaaggaagttcggcggacatccttttcaagcccgccttcgacaagctagggttagatgCAAAAGAGTTGAGAGCCTACCCTGACACCCTATATGGGTTAGGggatacgccaataaaaccactgggatttttaccccttcacaccacttttggaaaaaggaaaaaatcaaggactctgagcatagactttatagtcatcgacgaagggtcagcctacaatgccttaatcggcaggactacccttaatcgcctcggagcagtggtatccactccccacctttgcatgaaattcccgactccaggaggaatagcaacggtaaggggagatcaaaaattggcaaggaagtgctacaacgaaagcctaaatctgagagggaagggcaaagaagtccacaccatagaACTAGGCGGCGCAAGAACCAGAGAAGACCTACGACCCcagccgggaggaaaaaccgaggagatagaAGTCGGaaaggaggaaggaaaaaacactcacataggagccaacctaggggaaaccctgaaacaaaggttgggtgaactcctaagagctaattccgacctcttcgcctggaaggcttccgacatgcccgggattgatCCCGAGCTCACGTCTCACAGGCTCTCGGTTTACCCAGGATCCCGACCTGTAcagcaaagaagacgcaagctcggctcAGAAAGGGCCTccatagtagaagagcaagtacaggcgctcctagaagccggctttatcagagaggtcaaatacccaacatggctagccaatgtagtgctagtcaaaaaacaaaatggtaaatggagaatgtgcgtcgactataccgacttgaataaggcatgtcctaaggacccttatcccctaccgAGTATTGATACCCTGGTGGACTCCAGCTCAGGGTACCAATACCTatcgttcatggatgcctactcgggatataatcaaatcccgatgcatGAACCCGACCAGGAAAAAACATCGTTCATCACACCAAAAGCCAATtactgctacgtggtcatgccattcggactgaagaatgcaggagccacgtaccaaaggctgatgaacaaagtgttttCCCCCCATCTAGGAAGCCTAATGGAGGTATACGTCGACaacatgttagtaaaaaccaagcaagaagtcgacctcttaaccgacctctcacaagtcttcgacactataaggttgcatgggatgagactaaatcccgcaaaatgcgccttcgcggtagaagcaggaaaatttctaggatttatgctaacacaaagagggattgaagccaatcccgacaaatgccaagccatcctagaaatgaaaagcccgacttgtttgagagaggttcaacaactcaatggccgacttgcagccctctccagatttttggcaggatcggcactaaaatcccttccattaTTCTCCCTATTAAGGAAGGAATGCCGGTttgaatggactccggaatgtgaggaggcgttccaagagttcaaaaaattcttaagccaacctcctatatTAACTCGACCAATACCGGggaaagacctcgtcctatacctatccgtcacaaacagggctgtctcatcagccctgatcagagaagacgaggtcgggcaGCACCCGGTCTACTTTATCAGTAAGGTcctacaaggccctgagctaaggtaccacaaactagagaagtttgcctactccttagtgatagcctcacgaaggctacgaccttactttcaggctcacacaataagagtccgtacgaaccaacccatgaagcaaatcctccagaagacggatgttgcagggagaatggttcagtgGGCGATCGAGCTCTCCGAGTTTGATCTGAGatacgaaactcggacagcaattaaagcccaatgcctcgccgacttcattgcagaatatgcCGGTGAACAAGAGGAAAAGCCAACTACATGGGAGCTCTATGTAGACGGGTCCTCCAACAAGACAGGGAGCGGCGCGGGCATAATATTGGCAGATGGaaaaggaacccagatagaggtctccttaaaatttgaatttccagcttcaaacaatcaggcagaatatgagacCTTGATTGCCGGATTAAAATTAGCAGAAGAAGTCGGCGCCACAAAGGTGATGatctacagcgactcacaagtggtgacctcccaaataagtggagagtatcaggcaaaggaccccaatatgaagaagtacttggagaaaaccttggagcaccttgggcgctttgcagaaaccgaggttaagcatataactcgggatctaaatagcagagctgacgccctatccaagttagcaagcacCAAACCCGGAGGGAAcaatagaagcctgatccaagaaactctccaagagCCCTCGGTGTCAAAAACAGAAGACGAACAAGAGGTACTTGAAGTAGTCGGTCtagacctcggatggatgaatcccttagtcgaatacctgaaattcgacatcctccccaaggaggagaaagaagctaaaaggatccgaagggaagcacagctTTATACCTTGGTGAGAAATGTCCTttacagaagagggatatcaacaccattgttgaagtgcgtaccgacctcaagaaccaccgaAGTATTGGAGGAAGTGCATAGTGGGacctgcggaaaccatctcggagcaaggtcgctggccagaaaagtaatccgagcaggattctattggccgaccttgcagaaagatgccacagactttgtgaaaagatgccaaccatgccagatgcatgcgaatttccacgtagctccaccagaagagctcatcagtatcacttccccctggcctttcgcaaaatggggaatggatttgttaggtccttttccccaagcaccAGGGCAGGTAAAAtacttgatcgtgggaatagattacttcacaaagtggatagaagcagaaccattagccaccattaccgctcaaagaagtcgcaggttcctctacaaaaacatcatcacaaggtatgggataccttattccatcaccacagataatggaacccaattcaccgacgccaccttcagaaacctggtagccagtatgaaaatcaaacatcaattcacctcggtagagcacccacaagccaatgggcaagccgaggcagctaacaaggtcatactggcaggtttgaagaaaagattacaggaagcga is a window from the Arachis hypogaea cultivar Tifrunner chromosome 1, arahy.Tifrunner.gnm2.J5K5, whole genome shotgun sequence genome containing:
- the LOC112785138 gene encoding probable disease resistance protein At5g66900, whose translation is MSVVIDALVGGAIEALLDTVIEIKEKNDKFKPSLEKLETTLKSLKPFIKQIEGIDAKLDRPKSETERLIKRMESGKILVLKCSKLQWWDCCGKANRQEELEELYDSICEFFKLELQAINTRDVKEALVGVRDIQGGVREIQVEIGKLSKMVPRNERVELRGVCSPPKPPAFIVGFDVPLKQLKLKLMDDRIGDHPVVLTVTGAGGSGKSTLAKMLCWDDEVKDKFNDNIFFVTFGKKPKLSTIVQKLFQHTGYETLEFQSDEEMLNQIENLLNQLVRKNPILLVLDDVWPGSESLVDKFEFHIQDYKILVTSRVVIGRFGNPIVLKPLGDADAIKLFQHSASLNHSSSDVPDDVVKEIVRGCSGSPMALRVNGRSLSQQQRVVWQERAKELSRGGSVLHSSSDVLDSLQKCFDLLDPMGIECFQDLGLFPEDQRIPAAALVDMWTELYGDDDTSALANIYKLVNWNLADIVVTRKVESETVDYSYHYVMQHDLLRELAILQTSQKPEAERNKLILDISGNDLPKWWTTEKEYHIKARVLSISTDEVFATEWCNLEPSEVEALVLNIRAAKFTLPMFMKKMRKLKVLIVSNYDFFQMELNNSELLGYLSELKRIRFEKVSVPFLGKAGIQLKNLQKISLFMCNVNEAFENCTTEVSEMLPSLLEINIDYCNMVALPNGISNIVSLKKLSITKCHKLSQLPEGIKNLVNLESLRVSSCASLAELPESITRLRNLKLLDISECISISNLPEKVGELCSLRKLNVRGCSNLSELPSSIMDLGNLRDVICDEETKELWEDLKTTLNGLKIEVVQADINLHWLHH